In Candidatus Sodalis pierantonius str. SOPE, one DNA window encodes the following:
- the istA gene encoding IS21 family transposase, which produces MARKKKKAITEMCIYINVLRMKFEQRRSNRTIAAALGIGCTSVHDILGRFTVANLVWPLPAELSPVDLDRLLYPGKSGKVINTLPSWFDIDTELNRKGMTKQLLWMEYQSAVGGDALGYSQFCALFRDWKKKQRRSMRMEHKAGEKLFIDFCGPTVPIVNPATGSVHQVAIFVAAMGVSGYAYIEACEGQDMASWLNANSRCLHFMGGVPELMIPDNLRSAVSTPDRYEPVINQSYQALANHYETVVLPARPRKPKDKAKVESTVQLVERWVLARLRKRRFYSLAELNQVIRELNHELNLRPMRHYGGQSRLERFEQLDKPALEPLPPTQWEYSEYLVARVGPDYHIDYGKNWYSVPHPLVGERVDVIATQRLVQIHHKGVCVATHPRSDNAYRHTTQAAHMPANHKGQSQWTPERLCSWALSVGVCTLKVVESIQKSKAHPKQAYRSVLGLLNLQRRYETTRLEKACALALEKGCINRSFIANVLKHGRESEVTQDGAGVSMLVHENLRGPDSYH; this is translated from the coding sequence ATGGCACGTAAAAAGAAGAAAGCGATAACGGAAATGTGCATTTATATTAATGTTTTACGTATGAAATTCGAGCAGCGTCGCTCGAATCGCACTATTGCAGCAGCGCTCGGCATAGGCTGTACTAGCGTGCACGATATCCTCGGCCGATTCACGGTAGCTAACCTGGTCTGGCCATTGCCGGCGGAACTGTCCCCCGTCGACCTCGACCGCCTGCTCTATCCCGGCAAATCCGGAAAAGTTATCAATACCTTACCCAGCTGGTTTGATATCGATACCGAGTTAAACCGCAAGGGCATGACCAAGCAGCTGCTCTGGATGGAATATCAGTCCGCCGTGGGCGGTGATGCCCTCGGTTACTCACAGTTTTGTGCACTGTTCCGTGACTGGAAAAAGAAGCAGCGGCGTTCTATGCGCATGGAGCACAAGGCTGGCGAAAAGCTCTTCATCGACTTCTGTGGCCCCACCGTACCTATCGTCAACCCTGCGACCGGTAGCGTACACCAGGTCGCTATCTTCGTCGCTGCCATGGGCGTGTCAGGCTATGCGTATATCGAAGCCTGCGAAGGCCAGGACATGGCATCGTGGCTCAACGCCAATAGCCGCTGCCTGCACTTCATGGGTGGGGTTCCGGAGCTGATGATACCTGATAATCTGCGCAGCGCTGTCAGCACCCCTGACCGCTATGAGCCGGTCATAAACCAGAGCTACCAGGCGCTGGCAAATCACTATGAGACAGTGGTGCTACCGGCGCGCCCGAGAAAACCGAAAGACAAGGCGAAGGTAGAATCAACTGTGCAGCTGGTAGAACGCTGGGTTTTGGCCCGGTTGCGTAAACGTAGGTTCTACTCGCTGGCCGAACTCAACCAGGTGATACGAGAACTCAATCATGAGTTGAATTTGCGCCCGATGCGTCATTACGGCGGACAAAGTCGCCTTGAACGCTTCGAGCAGCTGGACAAACCGGCTCTTGAGCCTCTACCGCCCACACAATGGGAATACAGTGAGTATCTCGTTGCCCGAGTGGGACCTGATTACCACATAGACTACGGCAAAAACTGGTACTCGGTGCCGCATCCGCTGGTTGGCGAGCGCGTTGACGTCATCGCCACCCAACGGCTGGTGCAAATCCACCATAAGGGCGTCTGCGTGGCTACGCACCCTCGCAGCGATAACGCCTATAGGCACACGACTCAGGCGGCGCACATGCCGGCTAACCATAAGGGGCAGAGTCAGTGGACGCCGGAAAGGCTGTGCAGTTGGGCGCTGTCGGTGGGTGTGTGCACACTGAAAGTGGTCGAGTCCATCCAAAAGAGCAAAGCCCATCCGAAGCAGGCTTACCGCTCCGTGCTGGGGCTACTCAATCTGCAACGGCGCTATGAGACGACGCGACTGGAGAAGGCCTGCGCGCTGGCGTTGGAGAAAGGGTGCATTAACCGCTCTTTCATAGCCAACGTATTGAAACACGGTCGTGAAAGTGAGGTCACCCAGGACGGAGCCGGCGTATCAATGCTGGTTCACGAAAACCTCCGAGGTCCGGACAGTTATCACTAA
- a CDS encoding IS5 family transposase has translation MAKQKFKITNWPAYNNALRQRGDLTVWLDESAIAAWTESTPPEHRGRPLHYTDMAITTVLMIKRVFNLSLRALQGFVDSIFKLMGLSLRCPDYSLVSRRAKTVDISIKTPTRGEISHLVIDGTGLKVFGEGEWKVRQHGAERRRVWRKLHLAVDSVTHEIICADLSLSGTTDAQALPGLINQTHRKIREASADCAYDTRYCHDAQLRKKIKPLIPPRSGAQYWPARYHERNHAVANQHLSGNNDTWKKKVGYHRRSLAETAMFRFKTLLGGHLSLHDYDAQVGEAMAMVKALNRITLLGMPNSVRIM, from the coding sequence ATGGCAAAGCAAAAGTTTAAAATTACCAACTGGCCCGCATATAACAATGCGCTCAGGCAGCGGGGGGACCTGACAGTATGGCTTGATGAGTCAGCCATTGCTGCATGGACTGAGAGTACACCACCTGAACATCGTGGCCGGCCGCTTCACTACACCGATATGGCCATTACCACGGTTCTGATGATAAAGCGCGTGTTTAACCTTTCGCTCCGGGCGTTACAGGGTTTCGTTGACTCGATTTTTAAACTGATGGGGCTGTCGCTGCGCTGCCCAGATTACTCTCTGGTCAGCCGGCGAGCAAAAACCGTCGACATCAGCATAAAAACGCCAACCCGCGGCGAAATCTCACACCTGGTCATCGATGGCACCGGCCTGAAAGTCTTCGGCGAAGGCGAATGGAAAGTCAGGCAGCATGGGGCTGAGAGGCGCAGAGTATGGCGCAAGCTTCATCTGGCAGTAGATAGCGTGACACATGAAATTATCTGTGCCGATTTATCGCTAAGCGGTACGACAGATGCGCAGGCGCTGCCCGGGCTGATTAACCAAACCCACCGGAAAATCAGAGAAGCGTCGGCTGACTGTGCTTACGATACGCGTTACTGTCATGATGCTCAGCTGAGGAAAAAAATAAAGCCGCTTATCCCACCGCGAAGTGGTGCGCAATATTGGCCAGCTCGATACCATGAGCGTAACCATGCGGTGGCAAATCAGCATCTGAGCGGCAATAACGATACCTGGAAAAAGAAAGTAGGTTATCACCGGCGTTCACTGGCTGAAACGGCCATGTTCCGGTTTAAAACACTTCTGGGTGGTCATCTGAGTCTGCATGACTATGACGCGCAGGTAGGTGAGGCAATGGCAATGGTTAAAGCACTTAACCGGATCACACTGTTAGGAATGCCAAACAGCGTCCGCATCATGTAA
- a CDS encoding IS256-like element ISSoEn2 family transposase — protein sequence MDEKQLQALANELAKNLKTPEDLSHFDRLLKKISVEAALNAEMTHHLGYDKNQPKPGTNARNGYSTKTVTTGDGPLALRTPRDRDGSFEPQLVKKNQTRITGMDNQILSLYAKGMTTREIAAAFKELYDADVSPALVSKVTDAVMEQVVEWQNRPLDAVYPIVYLDCIVLKVRQDSRIINKSVFLALGINIEGQKELLGMWLAENEGAKFWLNVLTELKNRGLNDILIACVDGLKGFPDAINAVYPEARLQLCIVHMVRNSLRFVSWKDYKAVTRDLKAIYQAPTEEAGLQALEAFSSAWDIRYPQISRSWQANWANLATFFAYPTDIRKVIYTTNAIESLNSVIRHAIKKRKVFPTDDAVKKVVWLAIQAASQKWTMPLRDWRMAMSRFIIEFGDRLDGHF from the coding sequence ATGGACGAAAAACAGTTGCAGGCTCTGGCTAACGAACTGGCCAAAAATCTCAAAACCCCTGAAGATCTCAGTCACTTCGATCGGCTGCTGAAAAAAATCAGCGTCGAAGCAGCTCTCAATGCCGAAATGACCCATCACCTCGGCTACGATAAAAATCAGCCTAAACCGGGGACCAACGCCCGCAACGGCTATTCCACAAAAACCGTTACCACTGGCGATGGCCCGCTGGCGCTGCGTACTCCGCGCGATCGTGACGGTTCCTTTGAACCGCAACTGGTGAAGAAGAACCAGACCCGGATTACCGGGATGGATAACCAGATTTTATCGTTGTACGCCAAAGGGATGACCACCCGCGAGATCGCCGCCGCGTTCAAAGAGCTGTATGACGCCGATGTCTCGCCGGCGCTGGTCTCAAAGGTCACCGATGCGGTCATGGAGCAGGTTGTCGAATGGCAAAACCGGCCTCTGGATGCAGTCTATCCCATTGTTTATCTTGACTGTATCGTTCTAAAAGTCCGGCAGGACAGCCGCATCATCAACAAATCTGTGTTCCTGGCGCTGGGCATCAACATCGAAGGCCAGAAAGAGTTGCTAGGTATGTGGCTGGCCGAAAATGAAGGCGCAAAGTTCTGGCTGAACGTGCTGACAGAGCTGAAAAACCGCGGCCTGAACGATATCCTTATCGCCTGCGTAGACGGGCTGAAAGGTTTCCCTGACGCTATTAACGCGGTGTATCCGGAGGCGCGGCTCCAGCTGTGTATCGTACATATGGTGCGCAACAGCCTGCGGTTCGTCTCCTGGAAGGACTACAAGGCCGTCACCCGCGACCTGAAAGCTATCTATCAGGCCCCTACGGAAGAAGCCGGCTTGCAGGCGCTGGAAGCGTTCTCCAGTGCCTGGGACATCCGCTACCCGCAAATAAGTCGAAGCTGGCAGGCAAACTGGGCCAATCTGGCCACGTTCTTTGCCTACCCAACGGACATCCGCAAGGTGATCTACACGACCAACGCCATCGAGTCGTTAAACAGCGTGATCCGGCATGCCATCAAAAAGCGCAAGGTGTTCCCGACCGACGACGCAGTGAAAAAGGTGGTGTGGCTGGCGATACAGGCGGCCTCACAGAAATGGACAATGCCTTTGAGGGACTGGCGCATGGCAATGAGCCGCTTTATTATCGAGTTCGGTGACCGCCTGGACGGTCACTTCTGA
- the ampD gene encoding 1,6-anhydro-N-acetylmuramyl-L-alanine amidase AmpD, with the protein MRLDNGWIADVRRAPSPHCDDRPATVVPTLLVVHNISLPPGRFGGPWIDRLFTGTLDPAIDPYFATIWRLRVSAHCLIRRDGEVVQYVPFHRLAWHAGGSCYQGRERCNDFSIGIELEGTDTLAYTDAQYRALVDVTRLLLRHYPITPARITGHSDIAPERKTDPGPSFRWRDFRQLLST; encoded by the coding sequence ATGCGGTTGGACAACGGTTGGATTGCAGACGTCAGGCGCGCTCCTTCTCCCCATTGCGACGATCGGCCGGCGACCGTGGTGCCCACGCTGCTGGTGGTACACAATATCAGTTTGCCGCCGGGCCGTTTTGGCGGTCCCTGGATAGACAGGCTGTTTACCGGCACGCTGGATCCCGCGATTGATCCCTATTTCGCCACAATCTGGCGGTTGCGGGTGTCCGCGCATTGTCTCATCCGGCGTGACGGGGAAGTGGTGCAGTATGTCCCCTTTCATCGGCTCGCCTGGCATGCGGGGGGGTCTTGCTATCAGGGACGTGAGCGCTGCAATGATTTTTCGATTGGCATTGAATTGGAGGGGACCGATACACTGGCCTATACCGATGCGCAATACCGTGCGCTTGTCGACGTGACCCGCCTGTTGCTGCGCCATTATCCCATTACCCCGGCGCGCATCACCGGCCATAGCGATATCGCGCCCGAGCGCAAGACCGATCCAGGACCGTCCTTCAGATGGCGCGATTTTCGACAACTCCTGTCAACATAG
- the istB gene encoding IS21-like element ISSoEn3 family helper ATPase IstB — MDTLLMALRELKLSAMVQALETQRELPGSYGELGFEERLSLMVESENLHRKNNHICRLRRQSQMRLQAKPEDIRYIPSRGVTPEQMRDLLGGQYLKYQKSILITGPTGTGKTWLSCALGEQACRQQYSVRYWRVGRLLAHLHQCQVDGTYLKQLKQLEKIELLILDDVGLESISPMQATMLLEVMEDRYDKSSSILISQLPVKKWYGLIENPTTADALLDRLVHLSYRLELKGESLRKEQGVASTGKID; from the coding sequence ATGGATACACTGTTAATGGCTCTGCGAGAGCTGAAGTTGTCGGCAATGGTCCAGGCGTTGGAGACGCAACGCGAACTCCCGGGGAGTTATGGGGAGCTGGGGTTCGAGGAGCGGTTGTCGCTGATGGTAGAATCGGAAAATTTGCATAGAAAAAACAACCACATATGCCGTCTGCGACGGCAATCGCAAATGCGCTTGCAGGCAAAACCGGAAGATATCCGCTATATCCCTAGCCGAGGAGTGACACCGGAACAGATGCGAGATCTGCTAGGGGGACAATATCTGAAATATCAGAAAAGCATACTCATCACGGGGCCAACAGGTACGGGCAAAACCTGGCTCAGTTGTGCGCTTGGTGAGCAGGCATGCCGGCAGCAATATAGCGTGCGTTACTGGCGAGTGGGTCGGTTGCTGGCCCATCTTCACCAGTGTCAGGTAGACGGGACCTATCTAAAACAGCTTAAGCAGTTAGAAAAAATAGAGTTACTGATCTTGGACGACGTGGGCCTAGAATCAATAAGTCCGATGCAGGCAACGATGCTGTTGGAGGTGATGGAAGATCGCTACGACAAAAGCAGCAGCATCCTGATCAGTCAACTGCCGGTGAAAAAATGGTATGGACTGATAGAAAACCCCACGACAGCTGACGCGTTACTCGATCGGTTAGTACACCTCAGCTATAGACTGGAACTTAAAGGCGAATCACTACGCAAAGAGCAAGGAGTAGCCAGCACAGGAAAAATAGACTAA
- a CDS encoding amino acid permease, producing MEGQQRAETLKRGLKNRHIQLIALGGAIGTGLFLGIAQTIQMAGPSVILGYAIGGVIAFLIMRQLGEMVVEEPVAGSFSHFAYKYWGNFAGFASGWNYWVLYVLVAMAELSAVGIYMQYWWPGLPTWVSAVVFFLLINAINLANVKLYGEMEFWFAIIKVIAIVAMIVFGAWLLLSGRGGPEASVTNLWAQGGFFPHGGKGLLMAMAVIMFSFGGLELVGITAAEADDPAHSIPKATNQVIYRILIFYIGTLAILLSLYPWAKVVEGGSPFVLIFQALNSYWVANILNLVVLTAALSVYNSCVYSNSRMLYGLARQGNGPQSLARVDRRGVPVAALGVSAVATAICVLLNYLMPGQAFGLLMALVVSALVINWSMISLAHWKFRRKKAQQGVVPRFPALWYPVGNCLCLLFMAGILAIMLLTPGMAISVYLIPVWLVVLGIGFALKTSGQRASAR from the coding sequence ATGGAAGGTCAACAGCGCGCCGAGACGCTGAAACGCGGGCTAAAAAACCGCCATATACAGCTTATTGCATTGGGCGGGGCAATTGGCACTGGCCTGTTTCTGGGGATTGCGCAAACCATACAAATGGCCGGCCCTTCGGTTATTTTGGGCTACGCTATCGGCGGCGTTATCGCCTTTCTTATCATGCGCCAACTGGGCGAGATGGTGGTGGAGGAGCCGGTGGCCGGCTCGTTCAGCCACTTCGCCTACAAATATTGGGGCAATTTCGCCGGCTTCGCCTCCGGCTGGAATTATTGGGTATTGTATGTCCTGGTGGCGATGGCGGAATTGTCCGCGGTCGGGATCTATATGCAATACTGGTGGCCCGGACTGCCCACTTGGGTTTCGGCGGTGGTGTTTTTCCTGCTGATTAACGCCATCAATTTGGCTAACGTGAAGCTTTATGGCGAAATGGAATTTTGGTTCGCCATTATCAAAGTGATTGCCATCGTGGCGATGATCGTTTTTGGCGCCTGGCTACTGCTGAGCGGACGCGGCGGCCCGGAGGCCAGCGTGACCAATTTATGGGCGCAGGGCGGCTTCTTCCCCCACGGCGGCAAGGGCTTGCTGATGGCCATGGCGGTGATTATGTTTTCCTTCGGCGGTCTGGAGCTGGTGGGCATTACCGCTGCCGAGGCGGATGACCCGGCGCACAGCATTCCCAAAGCCACTAACCAGGTTATTTACCGTATTCTGATCTTTTACATCGGCACGCTGGCGATCCTGCTTTCGCTGTACCCCTGGGCCAAAGTGGTGGAAGGCGGCAGCCCGTTTGTATTGATTTTCCAGGCTCTTAACAGCTACTGGGTGGCCAATATCCTTAATCTGGTGGTCTTGACCGCCGCGCTGTCTGTTTATAACAGCTGCGTTTATAGCAATAGCCGCATGCTGTACGGTTTGGCCCGCCAGGGCAATGGCCCGCAATCGCTCGCCAGAGTCGACCGGCGCGGCGTGCCGGTGGCCGCGCTCGGCGTCTCGGCCGTCGCGACCGCGATTTGTGTGCTGCTCAACTACCTGATGCCCGGCCAGGCTTTTGGCCTGCTGATGGCGCTGGTGGTTTCTGCGCTGGTGATCAATTGGAGCATGATCAGTTTGGCGCATTGGAAATTTCGCCGCAAAAAAGCGCAACAGGGCGTCGTTCCGCGCTTTCCGGCGCTATGGTACCCGGTGGGCAACTGCCTTTGCCTGCTTTTCATGGCGGGTATTTTGGCGATTATGCTCCTCACGCCGGGCATGGCCATTTCGGTGTATTTGATTCCGGTATGGCTGGTTGTGTTGGGCATCGGTTTTGCGCTGAAAACCTCCGGCCAGCGCGCTAGCGCACGCTGA
- the aceE gene encoding pyruvate dehydrogenase (acetyl-transferring), homodimeric type yields MSERLYNDVDPIETRDWLQAIESVIREEGIERAQFLIDQVLDEARKGGVSIAQGAAGRNYINTIPVEEEPEYPGNLELERRIRSAIRWNAVMTVLHASKKDLELGGHMASFQSSATIYEVCFNHFFRARNDKDGGDLVYFQGHISPGVYARAFLEGRLSEDQMNNFRQEVHGKGLSSYPHPKLMPEFWQFPTVSMGLGPISAIYQAKFLKYLDNRALKDTSNQTVYAFLGDGEMDEPESKGAITIATREKLDNLVFIINCNLQRLDGPVTGNGKIINELEGVFGGAGWEVIKVVWGSRWDELLRKDTSGKLIQLMNETVDGDYQTFKSKNGAYVREHFFGKYPETAALVKDMSDDEIWALNRGGHDPKKIYAALQKAKKTTGKPVVILAHTIKGYGMGVTAEGMNIAHQVKKMNMEGVRYFRDRFNLSTITDDKIEALPYITFAEGSEEHTYLHERRKALHGYLPSRLKDFTKPLELPTLEDFAPLLEEQKKEISTTIAFVRVLNVMLKNKSIKDRLVPIIADEARTFGMEGLFRQIGIYSPNGQQYTPQDREQVAYYREDEKGQILQEGINELGAASSWLAAATSYSTNDLPMIPFYIYYSMFGFQRIGDLCWAAGDQQACGFLIGGTSGRTTLNGEGLQHEDGHSHIQSLTIPNCISYDPAYAYEVAVIMHDGLTRMYGDKPEKVYYYLTTLNENYAMPAMPKGAEEGIRKGIYKLETLEGGKGKVQLMGSGAILRHVREAAQILSKEYGVGSDVYSVTSFTELARDGQDYERWNMLHPTETPRVPYVATVLNDAPAVASTDYMKLFAEQIRNFIPASEFRVLGTDGFGRSDSRENLRHHFEVDASYVVVAALGELAKRGDIGADVVAQAISKFGIDADKVNPRLA; encoded by the coding sequence ATGTCAGAACGTTTGTACAATGACGTGGATCCGATCGAAACACGCGACTGGCTACAGGCGATCGAATCGGTTATCCGTGAAGAAGGTATTGAACGCGCGCAATTCCTGATTGATCAGGTGTTGGACGAAGCGCGCAAAGGTGGGGTAAGCATCGCGCAAGGTGCCGCCGGGCGCAATTACATCAACACGATTCCGGTCGAGGAGGAGCCTGAGTATCCGGGCAATTTGGAGTTGGAGCGCCGCATCCGTTCCGCTATACGCTGGAACGCCGTCATGACCGTGCTGCACGCGTCGAAGAAAGATTTGGAACTGGGCGGCCATATGGCGTCATTCCAGTCCTCCGCCACGATTTATGAAGTGTGCTTTAACCACTTCTTCCGTGCGCGCAACGACAAAGACGGCGGCGACCTGGTCTATTTCCAGGGCCACATTTCCCCGGGCGTCTATGCCCGCGCCTTCCTGGAAGGCCGCCTGAGCGAAGATCAGATGAACAACTTCCGTCAGGAAGTGCACGGCAAGGGCCTCTCGTCCTATCCGCATCCCAAGCTGATGCCGGAGTTCTGGCAGTTCCCGACGGTGTCGATGGGCCTGGGCCCCATCAGCGCTATCTATCAGGCAAAATTCCTTAAATATCTAGACAATCGCGCGCTGAAGGACACCAGCAATCAGACCGTTTACGCCTTCCTGGGCGACGGCGAGATGGACGAGCCGGAATCCAAGGGCGCCATCACCATCGCGACGCGCGAGAAGCTGGACAACCTGGTGTTCATCATCAACTGTAACTTACAGCGTCTGGATGGACCGGTCACCGGTAACGGCAAGATCATCAACGAGCTGGAAGGCGTGTTCGGCGGCGCCGGCTGGGAAGTGATCAAGGTGGTCTGGGGCAGCCGCTGGGACGAGCTGCTGCGTAAAGACACCTCCGGCAAGCTGATTCAATTAATGAACGAAACCGTCGACGGCGACTACCAGACCTTTAAATCGAAGAACGGCGCCTACGTGCGCGAGCACTTCTTCGGTAAATATCCGGAAACCGCCGCACTGGTGAAGGACATGAGCGACGACGAGATATGGGCGCTGAATCGCGGCGGCCACGATCCGAAGAAAATCTATGCCGCGCTGCAAAAAGCCAAGAAAACCACCGGCAAGCCCGTGGTCATCCTCGCCCACACCATCAAAGGCTACGGCATGGGTGTGACCGCGGAAGGCATGAATATCGCGCACCAGGTGAAGAAAATGAACATGGAAGGGGTACGCTACTTCCGCGATCGCTTCAACCTGAGCACCATTACCGACGACAAGATCGAAGCGCTGCCCTATATCACTTTTGCAGAAGGGTCCGAAGAGCACACCTATCTGCACGAGCGCCGCAAAGCGCTGCACGGCTATCTGCCGAGCCGCTTGAAAGATTTCACCAAGCCGCTGGAATTGCCGACGCTTGAGGACTTCGCACCGCTTCTGGAAGAGCAGAAGAAAGAGATCTCCACCACTATCGCTTTTGTTCGCGTGCTGAACGTGATGCTGAAGAACAAGTCGATCAAAGATCGCCTGGTGCCGATCATCGCCGACGAAGCCCGTACTTTCGGCATGGAAGGTCTGTTCCGCCAGATAGGCATCTACAGCCCCAACGGCCAGCAGTACACGCCGCAGGACCGCGAGCAGGTCGCCTACTACCGCGAAGACGAAAAAGGGCAGATCCTGCAAGAAGGGATCAACGAGCTGGGCGCGGCTTCTTCCTGGCTGGCGGCGGCGACCTCCTACAGCACCAACGATTTGCCGATGATTCCGTTCTACATCTACTATTCGATGTTCGGTTTCCAGCGTATCGGCGATCTGTGCTGGGCGGCGGGCGACCAGCAGGCGTGCGGCTTCCTTATCGGCGGCACGTCGGGGCGGACCACGCTGAACGGTGAAGGCTTGCAGCACGAAGACGGCCACAGCCATATTCAGTCGCTGACCATCCCGAACTGCATTTCCTACGATCCGGCCTATGCCTATGAAGTCGCGGTCATCATGCACGACGGTTTGACCCGGATGTACGGCGATAAGCCGGAAAAAGTCTACTACTATTTGACCACGCTGAACGAAAACTACGCTATGCCCGCCATGCCGAAAGGCGCGGAAGAGGGTATTCGCAAGGGGATCTACAAGCTGGAAACGCTGGAAGGCGGCAAAGGCAAAGTGCAGCTGATGGGCTCCGGCGCCATTCTGCGCCACGTGCGCGAAGCGGCGCAGATCCTGTCGAAAGAGTATGGGGTGGGTTCCGATGTGTACAGCGTGACCTCGTTCACCGAACTGGCGCGCGATGGCCAGGATTACGAACGCTGGAACATGCTGCATCCGACCGAAACGCCGCGCGTACCCTATGTGGCCACCGTGCTGAACGATGCGCCGGCGGTAGCGTCCACCGACTATATGAAACTGTTCGCCGAGCAGATCCGCAACTTCATTCCCGCTAGCGAGTTCCGAGTTCTGGGCACCGACGGTTTCGGCCGTTCCGACAGCCGCGAGAACCTGCGTCATCACTTTGAAGTGGACGCCAGCTATGTGGTGGTTGCGGCGCTGGGTGAATTGGCCAAACGCGGCGATATCGGCGCTGATGTGGTGGCGCAGGCCATCAGCAAATTCGGCATCGATGCTGACAAAGTCAACCCGCGTCTGGCGTAA
- the istB gene encoding IS21-like element ISSoEn3 family helper ATPase IstB, which translates to MDTLLMALRELKLSAMVQALETQRELPGSYGELGFEERLSLMVESENLHRKNNHICRLRRQSQMRLQAKPEDIRYIPSRGVTPEQMRDLLGGQYLKYQKSILITGPTGTGKTWLSCALGEQACRQQYSVRYWRVGRLLAHLHQCQVDGTYLKQLKQLEKIELLILDDVGLESISPMQATMLLEVMEDRYDKSSSILISQLPVKKWYGLIENPTTADALLDRLVHPSYRLELKGESLRKEQGVASTGKID; encoded by the coding sequence ATGGATACACTGTTAATGGCTCTGCGAGAGCTGAAGTTGTCGGCAATGGTCCAGGCGTTGGAGACGCAACGCGAACTCCCGGGGAGTTATGGGGAGCTGGGGTTCGAGGAGCGGTTGTCGCTGATGGTAGAATCGGAAAATTTGCATAGAAAAAACAACCACATATGCCGTCTGCGACGGCAATCGCAAATGCGCTTGCAGGCAAAACCGGAAGATATCCGCTATATCCCTAGCCGAGGAGTGACACCGGAACAGATGCGAGATCTGCTAGGGGGACAATATCTGAAATATCAGAAAAGCATACTCATCACGGGGCCAACAGGTACGGGCAAAACCTGGCTCAGTTGTGCGCTTGGTGAGCAGGCATGCCGGCAGCAATATAGCGTGCGTTACTGGCGAGTGGGTCGGTTGCTGGCCCATCTTCACCAGTGTCAGGTAGACGGGACCTATCTAAAACAGCTTAAGCAGTTAGAAAAAATAGAGTTACTGATCTTGGACGACGTGGGCCTAGAATCAATAAGTCCGATGCAGGCAACGATGCTGTTGGAGGTGATGGAAGATCGCTACGACAAAAGCAGCAGCATCCTGATCAGTCAACTGCCGGTGAAAAAATGGTATGGACTGATAGAAAACCCCACGACAGCTGACGCGTTACTCGATCGGTTAGTACACCCCAGCTATAGACTGGAACTTAAAGGCGAATCACTACGCAAAGAGCAAGGAGTAGCCAGCACAGGAAAAATAGACTAA
- the pdhR gene encoding pyruvate dehydrogenase complex transcriptional repressor PdhR, which translates to MAYSKIRQPKLSDVIEQQLEYLILEGTLRPGEKLPPERELAKQFDVSRPSLREAIQRLEAKGLLRRRQGGGTFVQSNLWQSFSDPLTELLAEHPESQYDLLETRHALEGIAAYYAALRGTEQDFEHIRECHQAIQAAQDSGDLDAEADAVMNYQIAVTEAAHNAVLLHLVRCMGPMLENNVRQNFELLYSRREMLAQVSSLRAGIFAAIVAREPEKAREASHRHLAFIEEILLDLGREHSRRERSLRRLQQRKD; encoded by the coding sequence ATGGCCTATAGTAAGATCCGCCAACCCAAGTTATCGGATGTCATAGAACAACAGTTGGAATATTTGATTCTGGAAGGGACGCTGCGCCCCGGCGAAAAATTGCCTCCCGAGCGTGAACTGGCCAAGCAATTTGACGTCTCCCGCCCCTCGTTGCGGGAAGCCATCCAGCGATTGGAAGCCAAAGGCCTGCTGCGGCGGCGGCAGGGGGGAGGGACGTTTGTGCAAAGTAATTTGTGGCAAAGCTTCAGCGATCCGCTGACCGAACTGTTGGCGGAACATCCTGAATCGCAATACGACCTGTTGGAAACCCGCCACGCCCTTGAAGGTATTGCCGCCTATTATGCGGCGCTGCGCGGGACCGAGCAGGATTTCGAGCATATCCGTGAGTGCCATCAGGCGATTCAGGCGGCGCAGGACAGCGGCGATCTCGACGCGGAGGCCGATGCCGTCATGAATTATCAAATCGCCGTTACCGAAGCCGCGCATAATGCGGTTTTATTGCATCTGGTGCGCTGCATGGGGCCGATGCTGGAAAACAACGTGCGTCAGAATTTTGAATTGCTTTACTCGCGCCGGGAAATGCTGGCGCAGGTGAGCAGCCTCCGCGCCGGAATTTTCGCGGCGATAGTCGCGCGTGAGCCGGAAAAGGCGCGCGAGGCGTCACATCGCCATCTGGCGTTTATTGAGGAAATTTTGCTGGACCTTGGCCGGGAACATAGCCGGCGCGAACGATCGCTTCGACGTCTCCAGCAACGCAAGGATTAA